TAGAGATGCAGCGGTCGTACCTCGATTACGCGATGAGCGTCATCGTCGGCCGCGCGCTCCCGGACGTCCGCGACGGCCTCAAGCCGGTGCACCGCAAGATCCTCTACGCGATGTACGACTCCGGCTACCGGCCGGACCGTGGCTACGTGAAGTGCTCCCGCGTCGTCGGTGACGTGATGGGTCAGTTCCACCCGCACGGCGACTCGTCGATCTACGACGCGCTGGTCCGCATGGCGCAGAACTGGTCGCTGCGCTACCCGCTGGTCGACGGCAACGGCAACTTCGGCTCGCCGGGCAACGACCCCGCGGCCGCCATGCGGTACACCGAGTGCAAGCTCGACCCGCTGGCCATGGAGATGCTGCGGGACATCGACGAAGACACCGTCGACATGCAGGACAACTACGACGGCCGGGCCAAGGAGCCCACGATCCTGCCGTCGCGGATTCCGAACCTGCTGGTCAACGGCTCCGAGGGCATCGCGGTCGGCATGGCCACCAAGATCCCGCCGCACAACCTGCGGGAGATCGCCGCGGCCGTGCAGTGGTGCCTGGAGAACCCGGACGTCGACGAGGCCGAGACGCTCGAAGCGCTGATCGGCATCGTCAAGGGCCCGGACTTCCCGACCAACGGCATGATCGTCGGCACTCAGGCGATCCAGGACGCGTACCGGACCGGCCGTGGCTCGATCCGCATGCGCGCGGTGGTCGAGGTCGAGGAGGACGCGAAGGGCCGCACCTCGCTGGTGGTCTCCGAGCTGCCCTACCAGGTCAACCCGGACAACCTGGCCGAGCGGATGGCCGACCTGATCAAGGAGGGCAAGCTCACCGGGATCGCCGACATCCGGGACGAGTCCTCCGGCCGTACCGGCATGCGCCTGGTGGTCGTGCTCAAGCGCGACGCGATCGCCAAGGTCGTGCTGAACAACCTGTACAAGCACACGCAGCTGCAGGAGACGTTCGGCGCGAACATGCTGGCGCTGGTCGACGGCGTGCCGCGCACGCTGAACCTGGCGCAGTTCATCCGCTACTACGTCGACCACCAGATGGAGGTCATCCGCCGGCGGACCGCGTACCGCCTGCGCAAGGCCGAGGAGCGCGCGCACATCCTGCGCGGCCTGGTCAAGGCGCTGGACATGCTCGATGAGGTGATCGCCCTGATCCGGCGCTCGCCCACCGTCGAGGACTCCCGCCAGGGCCTGATGTCGCTGCTGGACGTCGACGAGATCCAGGCCACCGCGATCCTCGACATGCAGCTGCGACGCCTCGCCGCGCTGGAGCGTCAGAAGATCATCGACGAGCTCGCGAAGATCGAGATCGAGATCGCGGACCTCAAGGACATCCTGGCCAAGCCGGAGCGGCAGCGCACGATCATCTCCGACGAGCTCGGCGAGACCGTGGCGAAGTGGGGCGACGAGCGCCGCACCCAGATCATCCCGTTCGACGGCGAGGTCTCGATGGAGGACCTCATCGCCCGCGAGGACGTGGTGGTCACGATCACACGGACCGGGTACGCGAAGCGCACCAAGGTCGACCTCTACCGCTCGCAGAAGCGCGGCGGCAAGGGTGTGAGTGGTGCCACACTGCGCCAGGACGACATCGTCTCGCACTTCTTCGTGACCTCGACGCACTCGTGGATGCTCTTCTTCACGAACAAGGGCCGGGTCTACCGCGCCAAGGCGTACGAGCTGCCGGAAGCGAGCCGGACCGCGCGCGGCCAGCACGTGGCCAACCTGCTGGCGTTCCAGCCGGAGGAGCACATCGCGCAGGTGATCGTGATCCCCGGGTACGACATCGCGCCGTACCTGGTGCTCGCGACCAAGGAAGGCCTGGTCAAGAAGACCCGGCTGGGCGAGTTCGACTCCAACCGCAGCGGTGGCATCATCGCCATCAACCTGCGCGAGGAGGACGAGCTGGTCGGTGCGGCGCTGGCCGGACCGGGTGACCATCTCCTCCTCGTCTCGAAGAAGGCTCAGGCGATCCGCTTCGAGGCGACAGACGATACGCTGCGCCCGATGGGACGGGCGACCTCCGGTGTCATCGGCATGCGCTTCAGCGAGGACGACGAGCTGCTCGCGATGGAGGTCGTGCGGGAAGGGATGGACGTTTTGGTAGCCACCAACGGTGGGTACGCGAAGCGGACGCCCATCGAGGAATATCCGGTGCAGGGACGTGGGGGCAAGGGCGTGCTGACCGCCAAGATCACGGAACGGCGTGGTGGTCTGGTCGGTGCCGTTGTCATCAACCCGGATGATGAACTGTTCGCGATCACGAGCAACGGTGGCGTGATCCGGACTCCGGTGAAGCCTGTACGTCGTACGCGGGACCGGAACACAATGGGGGTCAAGCTCATGGATCTCCCAGAAGGCGTGACCATCGTGGCGATTGCTCGCAATGCCGACGAGCCTGACGAACAGGACTGATGAATGACGGAGACACAGGCGACGTCGGGGGCGGGGACCTCGGCGACTCCGGCCGGCAAGGACTCCGCCGACGGTGACGCCAAGGCCAAGGGCCGCGCGGTCGTGGGCCGCGCGGTGGTCGGACCCTCCGCGGACGCACCGTCGCCGAAGTTCACCCGGGCGCCGGGGATGAAGCCGCCGCCGGACGAGGCACCGGCCGGTTCATCCTCGACCGGCGCCGCCAAGCCGGCGACTTCGGGCGCCGCCAAGCCGGCGGCCCCGAGCGCCGCAGGAGACAAGGACACCGTGAAGCCGGTCATCGTGCCGGCCGGCAAGCCCGCCACGGCGAGCTCGTCGGCCCCGTCGTCGGCGGCCAAGGCCACGCCGGCCAAGCCCGCCACCCCGCCGAAGGCCTCCCCGGCCACCGGTAGCAGCAGCCCGTCCAGCCCGCCCGGCGAGCGGACCGAACGGATCCCGGCCGGTGCCGGCGCCGCCGCCGCGGCGAGCGGCACCTCCACCAGCGGACTCAGCGGCCTCGGCAGCAAGGTCAGCGGCGCCGTGCGCGGCGTCGGCGCGGCCCGCGTCACGGACACGATCCGGGCCGCCCGCAACGCGGTCGGCGGAGCCGCCGCCCGCGGCCCCCGCCGGGCCCGGCTGAACGTCAAGCGGATCGACCCCTGGTCCGTGATGAAGTTCTCGTTCGCGGTGTCGCTGGTGCTGTTCATCGTGGTGATCGTGGCCACGTCCGTGCTCTACCTGGCGCTCGACGCGATGGGTGTCTTCCAGAGCGTCAACGAGACGCTGGCCGAGCTGGTCACCGCGTCCGGCGGCGACACCGGCGGTGCCGTCTTCAAGATCACCGCTAAGGGCGTGATCGGCACCTCGGCGCTGATCGGCCTGGTCAACGTGGTGCTGTTCACCGCGCTGGCCACGCTCGGTGCGTTCATCTACAACGTCTGCGCCGACCTCGTCGGCGGCGTCGAGCTGACGCTCGCCGAGCGGGACTGATCCACCGGACCCGGCGGTCAGGAGAAAATCGCGTGCCTCGCCACGGCGGCCGCGCGACACTGAACCTGACCGCCGGACCCCCGATTTGGGCGGTCCGGAGCAAGTGCGGTAATCTTTCCCGGTCGCACGGGGCTATAGCTCAGTCGGTTAGAGCGCAGAGCTGATAACTCTGAGGTCGCTGGTTCGATTCCAGCTAGCCCCACTCCCGATTCCTCCGAATCGCCGCGACACCCGGGTCGGCCGGCTCAAACAGCGAGGGGACAACCCCAATGTTTAAGAAGCTCCTGATCGCAGCGGGTGTCGTCGGCGCGGCCGTCCTGATCGTGCGAAAGATCAAGCAGTCGAGTGACGAGCGCGCCCTCTGGCACGAGGCCACCACCGCTCCCGACCTGCGGTAAGTAACACCCCGGGGCCCTAGCTCAATTGGCAGAGCACCGCCTTTGCAAGGCGGGGGTTAGGAGTTCGATTCTCCTGGGCTCCACGAGCTCGGGGGCGCCCCCTGTCCACGGAGTGCGTGGACAGGGGGCGCTCGTCATTCTGCTCCGGGGGCCGAGCCCCCGGAAGCCCCCACGTGCCTGGCGTGCGGTTGGGCGGGTTGGCTGCGGGGATGTTGTGGTTGATTCGGCTCGCTTCGCTCGCTCTACGGGCTGTGGGGTGCGTTACGCGGGTTGGCTGCGGGGATGTTGTGGTTGATTCGGCTCGCTTCGCTCGCCCTATGGGCTGTGGGGTGCGTTACGCGGGTTGGCCGCGGGGATGTTCGGGAGAACCGGCGCCGGGCGCGGATCTCGACTGCTCGGGGGCGCCGACGGTCCCTCGGGAGGGCGTTTGCGCTGCGTGCAAGCGATCGTCAAGCTGTTCCGAACGTGGGGGCGGGGATCTGCAGATGTTCGCGTACCCGGTCTCGGCGCCTTCTACAGCCTCTCCGCGATCCTTTCGGCACACACGATCGACTCGGTGTGTGTGGTGTCGACCTCCACGTCATACACCACGCCCTGGTGCACCATGTCGGCCTGTGCGGCGGCCATCCCTCGGACTCGGTCTCCACGGGCGATCTCTCGACCAGCGGCGACCTGCGCATCGCAGCGGACGCCGGCCCACACCACGTCCAAGCCGTTGAGCACGGCCCGCCATCGCTGCTGAGATCGAGCTCCGCTGAGGAAGACATCGTCAATGATGATCTTGGCGCCGGCTGCGGCGGTCCCGGCGACTCCGGCCATCCAGGCGTTCTGCAGCCGGTCGAATTCCGGCCCGATGACGACCGTGCCGTCTGCCGCGAAATCGATGCTTTCCGGCGAGCGCATGGTTGCGGGCATCGCCTCGATCAGCCGGTCGACCCCGGTCGCAAGCCACGGATCCGGAAGGATCGCCTGCAGGCACCGAACGATTCCCGACTTTCCTGCGCTTGACCCACCGTTGAGCACGATCACTTGCGTTCGCATGCGGTTACCGTACGGTCGCTGTTCTGCAACCGCTCCCTGGTATCTGCGTTGCCGAGCAACGCTGAGGCTTCGGTTTGACGGTGCGTGCGGGTGCTTGGCGACCGTGCGCTGTAGTGGCTGTTTTCGAAGAACGTCACTTCGGCACCATGGCGGAAGGTGGGCCGTGGGTGGGTTGTATGGGTGTGGGGGTGCGAAAAAGCGGGGAAAGGCGGGTAGCCTGAGCACATATCCCATTAAGGAGATGGGATTAACGGAGTAGGAGGGGCGCCATGGCGTTGCCCGACTTCCTGATCGCGGGCGTGCCCAAGGCCGGCACGACCGCGCTGCATGCGGCACTGGCCGGGCATCCGGGGCTGTATCTGTCGCCGGTGAAGGAGCCGAAGTTCTTCCTGTCGGACGGGCCGCCGCCGAAGCACGGGGGGCCGGGAGACATCCAGACGTACCAGGAGCACGTGTGGCGGCGCGCGGACTACGAGCGGCTGTTCGCGGGAGCGCCGGCCGGGACGCTGACCGGCGAGGCGACACCGTTCTACCTGCACGATCTGGAGGCACAGCGGCGGATCCGCGCGCTGGTGCCGGACGTACGGATCATCCTGTTGCTGCGCGACCCGGTGGACCGGGCGCATTCGAACTGGCAGCACCTGTGGACCGCGGGTCTGGAGCCGGAGGCGGACTTCGTGACCGCGATGCGGCGGGAACCGGAACGCGTCGCCGCCGGCTGGGCCGCGTTCTGGCACTACGCGGGCCTCGGGCGGTACGGGAGCCAGGTGCGGCACCTGTTCGAGCTGTTCGATCGGGAGCAGGTGCTGATCCTGCGCTACCGGGACCTGCGGGAGACGCCGGCGGCGGCGCTGGACCGGGTGTGCGCGTTCCTCGGCGTGGCGACCGGCGTGATCGACGTGGTGCCGCCGGCGAACGTGAACTTCTCGGTGGCGGACACGCCGGTCAACGGCGCGCTGCGCTACCTGCTGCGCACCGGCGGCCGGATCGGTCACCGCTATCCGGTGTGGCTGCGGAAGGCGTTCCGTGGACCGCTGTTGACCGCACTGCATCGGGAGCGTGGATGCCGGCCGCGGCTGACCGTCGAGCAGCGGGCGGCGGTGCTGCCGGGCTTCATCGAGGAGATCCGGCTGCTGGAGGAGGTCACCGGCGTGTCGTACGACGACTGGACGCAGTTGACCACCCATACCGCACAAGTTGTGAACTAGAGGAGACAACGTGACCACGCCGACGATGACGTTCCCGCTGCCGCGGTGGCACGAGGGCACGACCGTGATCGCGCCTCCGGAGGGTCGGGCCGGTGCCTGGGCCGGCGCGCCGAGCGCGGTACGCGACGGTGACTCGATCTACCTGGCCTACCGGCTGCGCAAGCCGATCGGGGAGGGGCGCGGCTTCGTCAACGTGATCGCCCGTTCCGCGGACGGCGTCGACTTCACCACGATCGCGGAGCTGCACCGGGACGCGTTCGGCGGCGAGTCGCTGGAGCGTCCCGCGCTGGTCCGCACGCCGGCCGGCCGGTGGCGCGTCTACGTCAGCGTGGCCACGCCCGGCACCAAGCACTGGCGCGTCGACCTGCTGGAGGCGGACACGCCGGAGGGCCTGGCCACCGCACCGGCGATCACGGTGCTGCCCGGCGACGACACGGTCGGCGTGAAGGACCCGGTCGTGCTGTTCCACGACGGCGGCTGGCACCTCTGGGCGTCCTGCCATCCGCTGGAGACGGACGAGCGCGCCGACCGGATGACGACCCGGTACGCGACCAGTCCGGACGGCGTGACCTGGACCTGGCGCGGCACCGCGCTGGCCGGCCGCCCCGGCGAGTGGGACGCGCGCGGTGTCCGGGTGGCCGCGGTGCTGGCGAACGGCGACGAGCTGACCGTCGCGTACGACGGGCGGGCGACCGCGGAGGAGAACTGGGAGGAGCGCACCGGCCTCGCGCGCGGCACGTTCGGCCGGCTGACCGCGGACGACGGGGACCCGATCGAGTCGCCGTACGCGCCGCACGGGCTGCGCTACCTGAGCGTGGTCGCGCTGGGCGACGGCCGCCACCGGATCTACTACGAGGGGACCCGGCCGGACGGTGCGCACGAGTTGCGTACCGAGCTGGTCTGACACGATGGGCCGGTGATGGGGAGCCTGAAGACCGAGCCGGCGCTCGACCGGCCGGACCTGCTGGCCGCGCCGGTCGAGGCGGCACTCCGTGACTGGCCCGGCCGGTCCGGCACGGTGGTGGCCGCGATCGACGCCGGGCTGGCCGACACGGCCGCGTTCTGCGCGGAGTACGGCGTGCGCCTCGACGAGTCCGCGAACTGCGTGATCGTGGCCGGCAAGCGCGACGGCGTCACCCGGTACGCGGCCTGCCTGCTGCTGGCCACCACGCGCGCGGACGTGAACGGTGTGGTCCGCAAGCACCTGAACGTGCGCAAGCTGAGCTTCGCGCCGATGGACGAGGCCGTGGCACTGACCGGGATGGAGTACGGCGGCATCACGCCGATCGGGCTGCCGCCGGAGTGGCCGGTCCTGGTGGACCCGCGCGTGTGTGAGGCGGCCTCAGTAGTGATCGGTTCCGGTGTCCGGCACAGCAAGCTGCAGCTCCCGGGCGCGCTCGCGGCCGAGCTCCCGCGGGCCGAGGTCGTGGCGGGGCTGGCGCGGTAGTGAGGCGGGCTCAGTGAACGTGAGCCCGCCACGTTTCACGTGAAACATCAGGAGATCTGGCGCTTGAGCCGGGCCAGGATCGCGTGCCCGCCACGCACCCGCAGCGGGCTGATCACCTCGGCCAGCCCCATCCGCACGTAGAGGTCGTCCGGCACGGCGAGCACCTCGGACACGGTCGCGCCGGCCAGGCCCTCCGCGAGGATGCCGGCGAACGCGCGCGTGGTCGGCGCCTCCGGCGGCGCGTCGAAGTACGTGGTCACCACGCCGTCCGCGTCCACCTCCGCGTGCAGGAAGAACGCGGTCTGGCACTCCGGGACCTGCTCCATGCCCTCGTGGGCCAGGGTGGGCGGCAGCGGCGGGACGGCGTCGGAGAACTCCAGCAGCATCTCCAGCACCACGTCCCGCGGCGCGGAGGCCAGTTCGTCGACGATCTCGGCCAGCTTCGGCGGCATCTCAGGCATGATCACAAACTACTCACCAGATCGCCGCGTGCCACGATGCCCATCGGCTGCCGGTCCGGGTCGCGGATCAGCAGCCGCCGCACGGCCGCCTGCGCGGCGTCGTCGAGCGTGGTGTCCGCGGGCAGGTAGACGACATCGCGAGTCATGAGCGCACCGACTCTCACCATGTCCGTCCACCTACCCGGCGGACAGGAGCCTCAATCGCTGGTCAGGAGCCCGACCACGTCGGAGAGCGGGACCTCGGAGCGCTCGCTCGTGGCGCGCACGCGCAGCTCCACGACGCCGTCCGTGGCACCGCGGCCGACCACGATCGAGTGCGGCGCACCGATCAGATCCGCGTCCGCGAACCGCACGCCGGTGGACACCTTCGCCGGCCGGTCGTCCAGCAGCACCCGGAGGCCCGCGGCGACCAGCGTCGAGGCGAGCTCAGTGGCGATCTCCAGCTGGGCACCCTTGCCGGCCGGGATCACCTGCACGTCGAACGGGGCCACCGACTTCGGCCACACCAGGCCGCGCTCGTCGCAGTGCTGCTCCGCGATGGCCGCGACCGCGCGGGAGACGCCCACGCCGTACGACCCCATGGTGATCCGGACCGGCTTGCCGTCCTGGCCCAGCGCGTCCAGCCCGAACGCGTCCGCGAACCGGCGGCCGAGCTGGAAGATGTGCCCGATCTCGATGCCGCGGCGGATCTCCAGCGTGCCGTCCGCGCAGTTCGGGCACGGGTCGCCGGCGCGGACCTCGACCGCCTCGATGGTGCCGTCCGGCGTGAAGTCACGCCCGGAGACCACGTTCGTGGCGTGCTTGCCGGCCTCGTTCGCACCGGTCAACCACGCGCTGCCGGCCGCGACGCGCGGGTCGACCAGGTAGCGGGCGTCGAGCTTCTGCGGGCCGATGTAGCCGCGGACCAGGTCGGGCCGGGACGCGAAGTCCTCGAACATGGTGACCGCGGCCGGGTGCACCTGCGCCTCGACTCGCTTCAGGTCCACCTCGCGGTCGCCGGGCACGCCGATGACCAGCAACTCCTTCTCCGCGACACCGGGCCGGCTCAACTCCACGACCACGTTCTTCAGCGTGTCGGCGGCGGTCCAGTCGGTGCGGCCGGCCAGCCCGCGCGCGTTGGCCAGGTCGACGAGCGACGCGATCGTCGGCGTCTCCGGGGTGTCGTGCACCTCCAGCCCCGGGTGCTCCCTGTCGATCGGAGCGGGAACGGGCGTCGTCACCGCCTCGGTGTTGGCCGCGTAGGAGCAGACCGCGCAGCCCACGAACGTGTCCTCGCCGACCTCGGCCGCCGCGAGGAACTCCTCGGAACCGGAGCCACCCATCGCGCCCGACTGCGCCGACACGATCGTGAAGTCCAGCCCGAGACGTTCGAAGATCCGCTGGTACGCGACGCGGTGCTTCGCGTAGGACTCGCGCAGGCCGTCGTCCGTGAGGTCGAACGAGTACGCGTCCTTCATCAGGAACTCGCGCCCGCGGAGCAGCCCGGCCCGTGGCCGCGCCTCGTCCCGGAACTTGGTCTGGATCTGGTAGAGGATCACCGGGAAGTCGCGGTACGACCCGAACAGGTCCTGCACCAGCAGCGTGAACAGCTCCTCGTGCGTCGGCGCCAGCAGGTACTCCGCGCCGCGCCGGTCCTTGAGCCGGAAGATGTCGTCACCGTACGCGGTCCACCGGCCGCTCTTCTCGTACGCGTCGCGGGGGAGCAGTGCCGGGAAGTGCACCTCCTGCCCGCCGATCGCGCGCATCTCCTCGTGCACGATCGCGGCGACCCGGTCCAGCACCATCTTGCCCAGCGGCAGCCAGGTGTAGCCACCCGGCGCGGCACGCCGGACGTAACCGGCGCGGACCAGCAACCGGTGGCTCGGAACCTCGGCCTCGGCGGGGTCCTCGCGGAGTGTGCGGAGGAACAGGGTCGACATGCGAAGCAGCATGCGAAAAGGGTACGGCGCACAGCGCGGGCAACCATTGCCGGGCAGACTCGCGTCTGGGCTGACATGACCCCCTCAGCTGCCGTCAGGAGGACACCGGTGGCCGACCCGCCGTCACCGGACTTCGACGACTTCGTCCGCGGCCGCACGCCCGCGCTGCTGCGCGCGGCCTACCTGCTCACCGGCGACCAGCACCTTGCCGAGGACCTCGTGCAGTCCGCGCTGGCCGGGACGCACCGCGCGTGGCGGCGGCTGGAACGGGTGGACAACGCCGAGGCGTACACCCGGAAGATCATGTATCACCTGCAGGTCTCCTGGTGGCGGCGCCGCCGGGTGGCCGAGGTGCTGCCGGGTGACCTGCCGGAGCGCGCGGGCCGGGCCGGCACCGACCCCACGCTGCGGTTGACGTTGCGCGCCGCGTTGCTGACGCTGCCGCCCCGGCAGCGCGCGGTGATCGTGCTGCGGTTCTTCGAGGACCGCACGGAGGCGGAGACCGCGTACCTGCTCGGGGTCACGGTCGGCACCGTGAAGAGCCAGACCGCGAAGGCGCTGGCCAAGCTCCGCGCCGTGACCGACCTCGACGGGAGCCGGGCATGAACCTCGACGACCTCCGTGCCGGCCTGGCCGACCTCGCCGAGGAGGCCCGGCCGGTCGACCTGCGCGACCGCGCGGTGCGCACCTCGCACCGCATCGCGCGGATCCGGCTCGCGCTGGCCGCGGCCGCCACCGTGGCGGTCGTCGGCGTCACGTCCGCCGGCTTCGCGCTGCGCGGCGGCAACGACCGCGCGCTCCCGGAGATCGCCACGCCACCGGCCGGCGCGACCTCCGCGGTCTACATCGACAACCTCGCGGGCTTCGGGAACATGGCGGTCTGGGACGGCGGCGGCGTGCGGACCCTGTACTTCCGCGACTTTCCGGTCGGCCGGTACGGCGGCGACGAACTGCGGGACTCGCTGGCCGTCTCGCCGGACGGCACCCACCTGTCCTGGATCTCGAACGCCGGCCTGCACCTGAGCCGGCTCGGCGACAACGACATGGTCGTGCTGAACCGGCAGGACGAGGACTTCCGGTTCAGCGGTGGTTGTTCCGCGCCGGCCTGGTCCTCCGACTCGACCCGGTTGCTGGCGGTGATGTGGCAGCCCGAGACGAACAGCGCGCAGACCGGCTGGTTCGCGGTCGACGGCGGAGCCTTCACGCCGCGCGACGACGAGAAGCTCCGGTACGCCTGCGACGTGCACATCAACGGCGACTGGGTGGCCTACACCGTGCATCCCCGGCTCGGGGTCTCCGAGACGTACGTGCGGAACCTGCGCACCGGCGCGAGCAGAACGATTCCCAACCTGTCCGGGAACCGGCTGGACCTCGAGATCAGCAGCGTCTCGCCGGACGGGGAACGGATCACCGCGCGTCTGATCGACAACGACGCGGAGCGGCAGACCGCACCGCCGCGCACGTTGGAGGCCAACCACGTGATCGACACCAGGACCGGTGAGTCGCTGCCACTCGACGACGACACCGACGGTCTGGGTCCGCACCAGCTCTTCTTCACGCCGGCCGGTGACCTGGTGGCCCGCTACGTCGAGGCGGACCGGTCGTGGCTGTCGATCCTCAGCCGGGACGGGCGGCTGCTCGGCCGGGCCGACGAGCCCGCGGAGGTGCGCGAGTCGGTTCTGCTCCGCCTGGTCGTCCCCTGATCAGGCAACACAACAACACACAAACCCGCCGCCGGTACGTACCGGCGGCGGGTCTCGTTGTTTTGAAGCTCACCTATCGAGGGCCTACCGGCGGGTAATGGGAGTCGGCAAAATGCCTGTGGTGTGCAACTACCTAGTGGGGGACAGGTATGCGCTGGCGTAACTTCGTGGCCGTCGGGGACAGCTTCTCCGAGGGGATGGACGACCCGTACCCGGACGGCACGTTCCGCGGCTGGGCCGATCTGGTCGCCACCCGGCTCGCCGCCGAGGCCGGGCCGGACTTCCGCTACGCGAACCTGGCGGTCCGTGGCCGGCTGCTCCCGTCCGTGACCGCCGACCAGCTGCCGGTCGCGTTGGAGATGCGGCCCGACCTGGTCAGCTTCGCGGCCGGCGGCAACGACATCCTGCGCCCGAAGTGCGAGCCGGCCGCGGTGTGCGACAGCTTCCACGACTCGATCACCCGGATCCGCGCGACCGGCGCCGACGCGATCGTGTTCCGGTTCGCGGACGTGACGCTGCGGCTGCCCGGCCAGCGCGTGATGGGCCCGCGCGTCGCCTACATGAACGCGCGGGTCGGCGAGACCGCGGCGGAGACCGGCGCCTACCTGATCGACCTGTTCGCCGACGACGAGTTCCGCAACCCGCTGCTGTGGAGCATCGACCGGCTGCACCTGTCCGACATCGGCCACCGCCGGACCGCCGCGCACGTGCTGAACGCACTCGGCGTCGCGGTGGACGAGGACTGGATGCTGGTCCCGCCGCACCCGGCGCCGTCGCCGTGGCTGCTGGCCCGCGG
This genomic window from Catenuloplanes niger contains:
- a CDS encoding SGNH/GDSL hydrolase family protein; the encoded protein is MRWRNFVAVGDSFSEGMDDPYPDGTFRGWADLVATRLAAEAGPDFRYANLAVRGRLLPSVTADQLPVALEMRPDLVSFAAGGNDILRPKCEPAAVCDSFHDSITRIRATGADAIVFRFADVTLRLPGQRVMGPRVAYMNARVGETAAETGAYLIDLFADDEFRNPLLWSIDRLHLSDIGHRRTAAHVLNALGVAVDEDWMLVPPHPAPSPWLLARGADLRWAGRYLAPWVKRRLTGRSSGDLIAPKRPSLAPIVREDA
- a CDS encoding YbaK/EbsC family protein encodes the protein MGSLKTEPALDRPDLLAAPVEAALRDWPGRSGTVVAAIDAGLADTAAFCAEYGVRLDESANCVIVAGKRDGVTRYAACLLLATTRADVNGVVRKHLNVRKLSFAPMDEAVALTGMEYGGITPIGLPPEWPVLVDPRVCEAASVVIGSGVRHSKLQLPGALAAELPRAEVVAGLAR
- a CDS encoding DLW-39 family protein; the encoded protein is MFKKLLIAAGVVGAAVLIVRKIKQSSDERALWHEATTAPDLR
- the gyrA gene encoding DNA gyrase subunit A: MTDTPESTGSEQPEESAVPAAVDAGGRIEPVGLEVEMQRSYLDYAMSVIVGRALPDVRDGLKPVHRKILYAMYDSGYRPDRGYVKCSRVVGDVMGQFHPHGDSSIYDALVRMAQNWSLRYPLVDGNGNFGSPGNDPAAAMRYTECKLDPLAMEMLRDIDEDTVDMQDNYDGRAKEPTILPSRIPNLLVNGSEGIAVGMATKIPPHNLREIAAAVQWCLENPDVDEAETLEALIGIVKGPDFPTNGMIVGTQAIQDAYRTGRGSIRMRAVVEVEEDAKGRTSLVVSELPYQVNPDNLAERMADLIKEGKLTGIADIRDESSGRTGMRLVVVLKRDAIAKVVLNNLYKHTQLQETFGANMLALVDGVPRTLNLAQFIRYYVDHQMEVIRRRTAYRLRKAEERAHILRGLVKALDMLDEVIALIRRSPTVEDSRQGLMSLLDVDEIQATAILDMQLRRLAALERQKIIDELAKIEIEIADLKDILAKPERQRTIISDELGETVAKWGDERRTQIIPFDGEVSMEDLIAREDVVVTITRTGYAKRTKVDLYRSQKRGGKGVSGATLRQDDIVSHFFVTSTHSWMLFFTNKGRVYRAKAYELPEASRTARGQHVANLLAFQPEEHIAQVIVIPGYDIAPYLVLATKEGLVKKTRLGEFDSNRSGGIIAINLREEDELVGAALAGPGDHLLLVSKKAQAIRFEATDDTLRPMGRATSGVIGMRFSEDDELLAMEVVREGMDVLVATNGGYAKRTPIEEYPVQGRGGKGVLTAKITERRGGLVGAVVINPDDELFAITSNGGVIRTPVKPVRRTRDRNTMGVKLMDLPEGVTIVAIARNADEPDEQD
- a CDS encoding CBS domain-containing protein, with the protein product MTRDVVYLPADTTLDDAAQAAVRRLLIRDPDRQPMGIVARGDLVSSL
- a CDS encoding SufE family protein, with amino-acid sequence MPEMPPKLAEIVDELASAPRDVVLEMLLEFSDAVPPLPPTLAHEGMEQVPECQTAFFLHAEVDADGVVTTYFDAPPEAPTTRAFAGILAEGLAGATVSEVLAVPDDLYVRMGLAEVISPLRVRGGHAILARLKRQIS
- the cpt gene encoding chloramphenicol phosphotransferase CPT, coding for MRTQVIVLNGGSSAGKSGIVRCLQAILPDPWLATGVDRLIEAMPATMRSPESIDFAADGTVVIGPEFDRLQNAWMAGVAGTAAAGAKIIIDDVFLSGARSQQRWRAVLNGLDVVWAGVRCDAQVAAGREIARGDRVRGMAAAQADMVHQGVVYDVEVDTTHTESIVCAERIAERL
- a CDS encoding SigE family RNA polymerase sigma factor, with the protein product MTPSAAVRRTPVADPPSPDFDDFVRGRTPALLRAAYLLTGDQHLAEDLVQSALAGTHRAWRRLERVDNAEAYTRKIMYHLQVSWWRRRRVAEVLPGDLPERAGRAGTDPTLRLTLRAALLTLPPRQRAVIVLRFFEDRTEAETAYLLGVTVGTVKSQTAKALAKLRAVTDLDGSRA
- a CDS encoding proline--tRNA ligase, which encodes MLLRMSTLFLRTLREDPAEAEVPSHRLLVRAGYVRRAAPGGYTWLPLGKMVLDRVAAIVHEEMRAIGGQEVHFPALLPRDAYEKSGRWTAYGDDIFRLKDRRGAEYLLAPTHEELFTLLVQDLFGSYRDFPVILYQIQTKFRDEARPRAGLLRGREFLMKDAYSFDLTDDGLRESYAKHRVAYQRIFERLGLDFTIVSAQSGAMGGSGSEEFLAAAEVGEDTFVGCAVCSYAANTEAVTTPVPAPIDREHPGLEVHDTPETPTIASLVDLANARGLAGRTDWTAADTLKNVVVELSRPGVAEKELLVIGVPGDREVDLKRVEAQVHPAAVTMFEDFASRPDLVRGYIGPQKLDARYLVDPRVAAGSAWLTGANEAGKHATNVVSGRDFTPDGTIEAVEVRAGDPCPNCADGTLEIRRGIEIGHIFQLGRRFADAFGLDALGQDGKPVRITMGSYGVGVSRAVAAIAEQHCDERGLVWPKSVAPFDVQVIPAGKGAQLEIATELASTLVAAGLRVLLDDRPAKVSTGVRFADADLIGAPHSIVVGRGATDGVVELRVRATSERSEVPLSDVVGLLTSD
- a CDS encoding DUF3566 domain-containing protein translates to MTETQATSGAGTSATPAGKDSADGDAKAKGRAVVGRAVVGPSADAPSPKFTRAPGMKPPPDEAPAGSSSTGAAKPATSGAAKPAAPSAAGDKDTVKPVIVPAGKPATASSSAPSSAAKATPAKPATPPKASPATGSSSPSSPPGERTERIPAGAGAAAAASGTSTSGLSGLGSKVSGAVRGVGAARVTDTIRAARNAVGGAAARGPRRARLNVKRIDPWSVMKFSFAVSLVLFIVVIVATSVLYLALDAMGVFQSVNETLAELVTASGGDTGGAVFKITAKGVIGTSALIGLVNVVLFTALATLGAFIYNVCADLVGGVELTLAERD